In the genome of Thermococcus sp., one region contains:
- a CDS encoding immunoglobulin-like domain-containing protein, with amino-acid sequence MKRVALAVLIIAVLVGGYVFLGPSGSAEASLDKNAPIQLKLNRESYSPTDTMTLTVVNNGNETVTVGYPFELYREENGKWVKVKLDIMFIQSAVQLEPGKSWSQKIDLTKLRLSPGHYKIVKSISTRDRTLSVSVEFYIKE; translated from the coding sequence ATGAAAAGGGTCGCGCTTGCGGTTTTAATAATCGCAGTCCTGGTCGGGGGTTATGTGTTTCTCGGGCCGAGTGGTTCGGCTGAGGCTTCCCTTGATAAAAATGCCCCTATCCAGCTGAAGCTCAACAGGGAAAGCTACTCCCCAACAGATACTATGACATTAACGGTTGTCAACAATGGCAACGAAACCGTGACCGTTGGCTACCCCTTCGAGCTCTACCGGGAGGAAAACGGTAAGTGGGTTAAGGTAAAACTCGACATCATGTTCATACAGTCAGCTGTCCAGCTCGAGCCGGGAAAGAGCTGGAGCCAGAAGATAGATTTGACCAAACTCAGACTTTCGCCCGGGCACTATAAAATAGTAAAGAGTATATCAACAAGGGACAGGACACTTTCGGTCAGTGTCGAATTTTACATTAAGGAATAA
- a CDS encoding molybdopterin-dependent oxidoreductase, which translates to MPMFSVCMRDCYDTCSMVSELKNGKLIVRGNPEHPITAGFLCPKGALLPKWFHSKDRLRKPLIRTGERGSGKFKKASWKEAIDLVARKLRDVIERHGSESVLVYQYAGDRGVVNYAFPLRLFHYLNASMLDYGICDRAGQEALKDVYGTAVGLDPEELKNQRLIVYWGINAFWTNLHGFMLARRKGLEIWTVDVVRTETAKRSDRFFQIRPDTDVLLALGVAKVIIKEELYDRAFVRENVYGFEEFKNYVKTLSLDYVSKETGLSVEEIETFAREYAEKRGVIHIGYGFQRSLAGGEAVRAIAMLPAIVGHRFGFIYDMKTIDKSYAEGVFLRTKPAKRIPQMKLAEYIEKGEVKFLYVYNSNPLASLPNQRRLRRALLESDVFVVTHDIFLTDTALYSDIVLPANTFFERLDIADSYYHRYVALNEPIAKLHGKSNSEVTRLLARALGIKNPYLYENDEEVIRKILELNGLSWEELRRKGFIKVSKRPRKWETPSGKIEFSSQRAVERGLSLFPRYRRFSGKYPLRLLTPTYRMTITSQYHNTYGMIDSHLYISPADAKERAIKEGDEVEVFNDHGKVRTRAKVSEDVPRGVVLLYKAFWVSLLGWNVNFLTADETVQNYGNASAYHSTWVDVKKV; encoded by the coding sequence ATGCCCATGTTCTCCGTCTGCATGCGCGACTGTTACGATACCTGCTCGATGGTGAGCGAGCTGAAGAACGGCAAGCTTATTGTTAGGGGTAACCCCGAACACCCTATAACCGCGGGCTTCCTTTGTCCAAAGGGCGCCCTTCTCCCGAAGTGGTTCCACTCAAAAGACAGACTAAGGAAACCGTTAATCCGAACCGGTGAGAGGGGAAGCGGAAAGTTCAAAAAAGCAAGCTGGAAAGAGGCGATAGACCTCGTTGCTAGGAAGCTGAGGGATGTAATTGAAAGGCATGGGAGCGAGAGCGTTCTCGTTTATCAATACGCAGGCGACAGGGGTGTTGTGAACTACGCCTTTCCGCTCAGGCTCTTCCACTATCTAAACGCGTCCATGCTTGATTACGGAATCTGCGACAGGGCCGGACAGGAGGCGCTGAAGGACGTTTACGGGACGGCGGTTGGTCTCGACCCAGAGGAGCTCAAAAATCAGAGGCTAATCGTCTACTGGGGGATAAACGCCTTCTGGACGAACCTTCACGGTTTCATGCTGGCCAGGAGAAAAGGTCTTGAAATATGGACCGTTGACGTGGTTAGAACCGAGACCGCAAAGAGAAGCGACAGGTTCTTTCAGATAAGGCCCGATACTGACGTTCTCCTCGCTTTGGGAGTTGCCAAGGTGATAATCAAAGAAGAACTTTACGACAGAGCCTTTGTCCGCGAGAACGTTTATGGTTTTGAGGAATTCAAGAATTATGTAAAAACATTATCGCTTGATTATGTAAGTAAAGAGACGGGCCTGAGCGTTGAGGAGATAGAGACCTTTGCCAGGGAATACGCCGAAAAGAGGGGCGTAATACATATCGGCTACGGCTTTCAGCGTTCTTTAGCTGGGGGTGAAGCAGTCAGGGCCATAGCGATGCTCCCTGCTATAGTCGGTCACCGTTTCGGTTTCATCTACGACATGAAAACTATAGACAAGAGCTACGCGGAAGGGGTATTCCTGAGGACGAAGCCAGCGAAGAGAATCCCCCAGATGAAGCTTGCCGAATACATCGAAAAGGGAGAGGTTAAGTTCCTTTATGTATACAACTCAAACCCCCTCGCGAGCCTACCGAACCAGAGAAGGCTGAGGAGAGCGTTGCTTGAAAGCGACGTCTTCGTCGTCACACATGACATCTTTCTGACAGATACGGCACTATACTCTGACATTGTTCTTCCTGCCAACACTTTCTTTGAGAGGCTGGACATAGCCGACAGCTACTACCACCGCTACGTGGCTTTAAACGAACCCATCGCAAAGCTTCATGGGAAGAGCAACAGCGAGGTTACGAGACTGCTTGCGAGGGCGTTGGGCATTAAAAATCCCTACCTGTATGAGAACGATGAGGAGGTTATAAGAAAAATCCTTGAGCTGAACGGCCTAAGCTGGGAAGAGTTAAGGAGGAAAGGTTTCATCAAAGTGTCGAAAAGGCCGAGGAAGTGGGAGACTCCGAGCGGAAAAATCGAGTTTTCCTCCCAGAGGGCCGTTGAAAGGGGCCTAAGTCTGTTTCCGAGATACAGGCGATTCAGCGGAAAATATCCCCTCAGGCTTCTCACACCCACCTACAGAATGACGATTACGAGCCAGTACCACAACACCTATGGAATGATAGACTCCCACCTTTACATCAGCCCGGCCGATGCCAAGGAAAGGGCGATTAAAGAGGGGGACGAGGTGGAAGTCTTTAACGACCATGGAAAGGTCAGGACGAGAGCAAAAGTAAGCGAAGATGTGCCCAGAGGAGT
- a CDS encoding DNA polymerase sliding clamp — MPFEVVFDGAKEFADLIATASNLIDEAAFKFTEEGISMRAMDPSRVVLIDLNLPESIFSKYEVEEPETVGINMDQFKKILKRGKAKDTLILRKGDENFLEITFEGTAKRTFRLPLIDVEELELELPELPFTAKVVVLGEVLKEAVKDASLVSDAIKFIATENEFIMKAEGETQEVEIKLTLEDEGLLDLEVEEETRSAYGISYLSDMIKGIGKADEVILRFGNEMPLQMEYLIRDEGKLVFLLAPRVEE; from the coding sequence ATGCCGTTTGAAGTCGTTTTTGACGGTGCCAAGGAGTTTGCCGACCTCATCGCGACCGCTAGCAACCTTATTGACGAGGCCGCCTTCAAGTTTACAGAGGAAGGAATAAGCATGCGCGCCATGGACCCAAGCAGGGTTGTCCTAATAGACCTCAACCTGCCGGAAAGCATATTCTCAAAGTACGAGGTCGAGGAACCAGAAACCGTTGGAATCAACATGGACCAGTTCAAGAAGATACTCAAGCGCGGAAAGGCCAAGGACACACTCATCCTCAGGAAGGGCGACGAGAACTTCCTCGAAATAACCTTCGAGGGTACAGCCAAGAGAACCTTCCGCCTTCCGCTCATAGACGTTGAGGAGCTCGAGCTCGAACTCCCGGAGCTTCCGTTCACGGCCAAGGTCGTCGTCCTTGGAGAGGTTCTCAAGGAGGCCGTTAAAGATGCCTCACTCGTTAGCGACGCTATAAAGTTCATCGCAACAGAGAACGAGTTCATAATGAAGGCTGAGGGCGAAACTCAAGAGGTGGAGATTAAGCTCACCCTTGAGGACGAGGGCTTACTCGACCTTGAGGTCGAGGAGGAGACCAGAAGTGCCTACGGCATCAGTTACCTCAGCGACATGATTAAGGGCATAGGCAAGGCCGATGAGGTCATCCTCCGCTTCGGAAACGAGATGCCCCTCCAGATGGAGTACCTTATTAGGGACGAAGGAAAGCTCGTATTCCTGCTCGCACCTCGCGTTGAGGAATGA
- a CDS encoding transcription factor S: protein MKFCPKCGNLMLPDRKRKVWVCRVCGYEEPFDEEKDRAKTRITQKVEHKPDEEIVVIEQDVKTLPTTKVTCPKCGNDTAYWWEMQTRAGDEPSTIFYKCTKCGYVWRAYE from the coding sequence ATGAAGTTCTGTCCCAAATGCGGTAACCTTATGCTCCCTGATAGGAAGAGAAAGGTTTGGGTTTGTAGGGTTTGTGGCTATGAAGAGCCCTTTGATGAGGAAAAAGACAGAGCTAAAACAAGAATAACCCAGAAAGTCGAGCACAAGCCTGATGAGGAAATAGTCGTTATTGAGCAGGACGTCAAGACGTTGCCGACAACGAAGGTAACCTGTCCGAAGTGTGGTAACGATACCGCCTACTGGTGGGAGATGCAGACGAGGGCTGGAGATGAGCCGAGCACGATATTCTATAAATGCACCAAGTGTGGCTACGTGTGGAGGGCCTACGAGTGA